One Anopheles marshallii chromosome 3, idAnoMarsDA_429_01, whole genome shotgun sequence genomic region harbors:
- the LOC128714596 gene encoding uncharacterized protein LOC128714596, giving the protein MVISAEHERNGIADFFTQVDPEVRKVTLAIGNIISKNSIKEITLEKSLNVMMEHCRDAGTLLAKNIVKTEYLVKYLQSYNINLPQDSSKAIIIEHCLQLWRRKYGSSTDASYVPSSNDMPGPSSTSYVFPSTSADSSCSSGTTLQNHIDNYNALAASSNGVFFSENTNGPGDESDTEPPGLEQYPVNLLALDYTVWFFLKWNRNSLDESAFWNDANCTVMLEISETQQGTEQVCGPQDIINLILSLKFQYNFQLVPNIMFDGCQGRIMESGVLALSCGVVYNNQPGPDNRFVCLGEFETLIGLRRDPMENNNWKIRMLKLYIRYKSVDNLPALANSKMLNNCLMIPLTMDIV; this is encoded by the exons ATGGTGATATCGGCTGAGCATGAGCGCAACGGTATAGCCGACTTCTTCACCCAGGTTGATCCTGAAGTGCGCAAAGTTACGCTAGCGATTGGGAACATCATCTCGAAGAACTCCATCAAAGAGATCACGCTGGAAA AGTCTTTAAACGTTATGATGGAACATTGTCGTGATGCTGGAACCTTGCTGGCCAAAAATATCGTTAAAACAGAGTACCTCGTCAAATACCTGCAAAGCTACAATATTAACTTACCACAAGACAGTTCAAAGGCGATTATAATCGAGCACTGCTTGCAACTCTGGAGACGCAAGTACGGTAGCTCAACGGATGCATCCTATGTACCATCGTCCAATGACATGCCAGGACCGTCGTCCACTTCGTACGTATTTCCATCGACATCCGCAGACTCCAGCTGTTCCAGCGGGACAACGCTGCAAAACCACATCGATAACTACAACGCGCTAGCAGCATCTTCGAATGGTGTGTTCTTCAGTGAAAATACAAATGGGCCCGGTGATGAATCGGACACCGAACCACCCGGCCTCGAGCAATATCCGGTGAATTTGCTCGCACTCGACTACACCGTATGGTTCTTTCTCAAGTGGAACCGCAACTCGCTGGACGAAAGTGCATTTTGGAACGATGCCAACTGCACAGTGATGCTGGAGATCAGTGAAACACAACAAGGCACCGAACAGGTGTGCGGTCCACAGGATATCATCAATCTGATCCTTAGCCTTAAGTTCCAGTACAACTTTCAGCTAGTGCCGAACATAATGTTCGATGGATGTCAAGGACGAATCATGGAGTCGGGTGTGCTGGCGCTCTCATGTGGCGTCGTGTACAATAATCAACCGGGACCGGATAACCGGTTCGTGTGTCTGGGGGAGTTTGAAACGCTAATCGGACTTCGGCGTGATCCGATGGAGAATAACAATTGGAAAATACGGATGCTGAAGCTCTACATACGGTATAAGAGTGTAGACAATCTGCCCGCGCtggcaaacagcaaaatgCTCAACAATTGTCTTATGATTCCGCTAACGATGGATATCGTTTAG
- the LOC128714553 gene encoding uncharacterized protein LOC128714553 has translation MWTVLRDTAVGLLAEIHSLQNEAKMSIIIAIVFMGLLELGRSQYLTNTVHKTSAATEKINDLWCYSCNATDDGEACIELSSGNNASYVKKCNPEEFICMVKQFSYTTSTENSTSTPKLWSLERRCISSCEAGCIIIGERTKLYACTSCCEKSLCNTGKAHSTNPIAHFRRTSTTLALGLLVFLSVAKPTLPVML, from the exons ATGTGGACAGTACTACGCGACACGGCAGTCGGTTTGCTTGCCGAAATACACTCACTGCAGAATGAGGCCAAAATGTCAATTATAATAGCAATCGTCTTCATGGGCTTGCTCGAGTTAG GACGATCGCAGTACCTAACGAACACTGTACATAAGACATCAGCTGCAACGGAGAAGATTAATGATCTCTGGTGCTACTCCTGCAATGCCACCGACGATGGTGAGGCTTGCATCGAGCTGTCGTCCGGAAATAATGCATCCTACGTTAAAAAGTGTAACCCGGAGGAATTTATCTGCATG GTTAAACAGTTTTCCTATACAACCAGCACGGAAAACTCGACCTCCACACCAAAGCTGTGGTCGCTCGAGCGACGTTGCATCAGTAGCTGCGAAGCGGGTTGCATTATCATAGGCGAACGCACGAAGCTGTACGCCTGCACTAGTTGCTGTGAGAAGTCGCTCTGCAACACCGGCAAAGCGCACTCGACCAATCCGATAGCACACTTTCGGCGCACCTCAACCACTCTGGCACTAGGATTGCTAGTGTTCCTTAGCGTAGCAAAGCCCACTCTACCAGTGATGCTCTAG
- the LOC128715673 gene encoding uncharacterized protein LOC128715673, which produces MRLLGSAALLVVLSAVAVIGADEWSWLPLEDGLQGEDKVREKRQDIGVLPAAQQNVTEVGDEDILSFILDSGRQGRSLEGFDEVYSDPSVQDALQNADDAQARNIIKDKLCSLGLMQCEGGESIEGKRPYYPIYAQQAPPRPRPPVRGPPLPPQQYAQRPPLPPPQALPPKPQHQGPYGPPKPMPLPNHAQHKIGYAGPQQRPPFGGPPNSFAGPSYASAYPSKPLGPIYEGDAPPFDFEPIGAGDKIYEGSLSKPGIVLNEGPLVKPVEQHIHHHYHHIDGAADTKTVVVNNPVPVAASVLSGSAVVGGSSSSGFNSATNGGLYSAGSIYGSQGLSGNGFSPLAGSDFDYKELKGVNNNNGFGQSGVYAAQSKPVFEGSSSSFGQGNSQSSLYNQGPAQFGSNSLYSGETSSTYQGGNGGGFHSSNPALYKKELNVKGPAASNGLGTYAGNNYSKYSQYTNEQYASNGGQFGSNGGQFGANGGQFGANGGQFGANGGQFGANAGQFGSTSGQYSQFGNGNSIEDCVCVPYDQCPAQDVIGRKDDLILPLDPRNLKTDIEAAADEVVITDGNGTMTVVRVPKNATVEPDTKNKKISKREAAESKSSEAKDKASIEPRLLGGGSGGDKKVVPTFGVSFGLPYPSGYPLNPYGPHPAPNPYFGSLSANGLNLGLINVNPLLSLQVTKDEYGDKVLKPLVNLHVTPTENIVHKIGGLLAAKKQNIYHVFNQHEHYHSHHGGYPRPPPIYHPHHVHGPPPPYVDGPILSRPPPFGPGGHPELIYTKPPGPIYTGAGNFNRPPPFVGGHPPFGSPVGPNFGPPVGPGFGPAAFGPRPPYFRDASSVVKDGEHVEQYDNVELGRSTNVTFAGEATNAYRPAGNFKYQSVYPQNEPNSINANRAQYGRQYQNYRNENGQTRSNAVRLPSSVPTQNVPTPAPGYSDGSPTISFPSSRRRRRATDVRVPDALETDKEIVATELKQVEAGESSSVQEKSFSTEKRQAYYGPRPGQQQQLQQQCSGRQVCCRRPVYRNPAQQNLGKCGVRNAQGINGRIKNPVYIDGDSEFGEYPWQVAILKKDPKESVYVCGGTLIDNLYIITAAHCVKTYNGFDLRVRLGEWDVNHDVEFYPYIERDVISVQVHPEYYAGTLDNDLAILKMDRPVDLTSAPHIAPACLPDKHTDFSGQRCWTTGWGKDAFGDYGKYQNILKEVDVPIVNHYQCQNQLRQTRLGFSYNLNQGFICAGGEEGKDACKGDGGGPLVCERNGVWQVVGVVSWGIGCGQANVPGVYVKVAHYLDWINQVRGRF; this is translated from the exons ATGAGATTGCTTGGATCCGCAGCACTGTTGGTAGTGCTGTCAGCGGTTGCTGTCATCGGTGCGGATGAATGGAGCTGGCTTCCGTTGGAAGATGGACTGCAGGGAGAGGATAAGGTACGCGAGAAGCGACAGGACATCGGAGTGCTACCCGCTGCCCAGCAGAACGTCACCGAGGTCGGCGATGAGGACATCCTGAGCTTTATCTTGGATAGCGGTCGCCAAGGTCGCAGCCTCGAAGGGTTCGACGAGGTGTACAGTGATCCGTCGGTGCAGGATGCCCTACAGAATGCCGACGACGCTCAGGCACGTAACATCATCAAGGACAAGCTCTGCTCGCTCGGTTTGATGCAGTGCGAAGGTGGCGAATCGATTGAAGGCAAGCGACCATACTATCCGATCTACGCGCAACAGGCACCACCTCGTCCTAGGCCACCCGTACGTGGCCCTCCGCTTCCTCCGCAACAGTACGCCCAGCGTCCTCCGCTGCCACCGCCGCAAGCTTTACCACCGAAACCCCAGCATCAGGGACCGTATGGACCACCGAAACCAATGCCACTGCCAAACCATGCGCAGCACAAGATCGGCTACGCCGGGCCTCAACAGCGTCCACCCTTCGGTGGACCTCCAAATTCCTTTGCTGGTCCGAGCTATGCCTCGGCCTATCCTTCCAAGCCGCTGGGGCCAATTTACGAAGGTGATGCACCACCGTTTGATTTCGAACCGATCGGTGCCGGAGACAAGATTTACGAAGGTTCCCTGTCCAAGCCCGGAATCGTGCTAAATGAAGGACCACTCGTTAAGCCGGTGGAGCAACACATTCACCATCACTATCACCATATCGATGGTGCGGCTGACACGAAGACTGTCGTCGTCAACAACCCCGTCCCGGTGGCCGCATCAGTTTTAAGTGGTTCGGCTGTAGTTGGAGGATCTAGCTCATCCGGATTTAATTCTGCTACAAACGGTGGTCTATACTCTGCCGGTAGCATTTACGGCTCTCAGGGACTCTCTGGTAATGGATTTTCACCTCTAGCCGGATCCGATTTTGATTACAAAGAGCTGAAAGgcgtcaacaacaacaatggttTTGGACAGTCCGGAGTATATGCTGCTCAATCCAAACCCGTTTTTGAGGGATCTTCTTCCTCCTTTGGTCAAGGAAACAGTCAGAGCAGCTTGTACAACCAGGGACCGGCTCAGTTTGGCAGCAACTCACTGTACAGTGGGGAGACATCAAGTACCTATCAGGGTGGTAACGGTGGAGGCTTCCATTCGTCCAACCCAGCTCTCTACAAGAAAGAATTGAATGTGAAGGGACCAGCCGCTTCGAATGGTTTGGGAACCTATGCCGGTAATAACTATAGCAAGTACAGCCAGTATACTAACGAACAGTACGCTTCGAATGGAGGACAGTTTGGATCCAATGGAGGACAGTTCGGAGCTAATGGAGGTCAGTTCGGAGCTAATGGAGGACAGTTCGGAGCTAATGGAGGACAGTTCGGAGCTAATGCAGGACAATTTGGCTCAACGTCTGGACAATACAGCCAatttggaaatggaaacagcATTGAggattgtgtgtgcgtgcccTACGATCAGTGCCCGGCACAGGACGTGATCGGACGCAAGGATGATCTAATTCTTCCGCTGGATCCTCGCAATCTGAAGACGGACATCGAAGCTGCAGCTGACGAGGTCGTCATTACTGACGGAAACGGTACGATGACAGTGGTACGTGTACCAAAGAATGCCACGGTCGAACCAGACACCAAGAACAAAAAGATTAGCAAGCGTGAGGCAGCGGAAAGCAAATCGAGCGAAGCAAAGGATAAGGCCAGTATTGAACCG cGTTTGTtgggtggtggtagtggtggtgacAAGAAGGTAGTGCCCACATTTGGAGTATCGTTCGGTCTGCCGTACCCATCCGGCTATCCGCTCAACCCGTACGGTCCCCATCCGGCGCCGAATCCCTATTTCGGATCGCTCAGTGCGAATGGTTTGAACCTGGGGCTGATAAATGTCAACCCGCTGCTGTCACTCCAGGTGACAAAGGACGAATATGGCGATAAGGTGCTGAAACCGCTGGTCAACTTGCACGTCACACCGACGGAGAACATTGTACATAAGATTGGCGGTCTGCTAGCggccaaaaagcaaaacatataCCATGTGTTCAACCAACACGAACATTATCACTCCCATCATGGTGGATACCCCAGACCCCCGCCAATTTATCATCCCCATCACGTACATGGGCCACCTCCACCGTACGTTGATGGACCGATCCTTTCGAGACCTCCACCGTTCGGTCCCGGTGGACATCCGGAGCTTATCTATACCAAGCCTCCTGGTCCGATCTACACCGGTGCGGGTAATTTTAATAGACCACCTCCGTTTGTCGGTGGACATCCACCGTTTGGGTCCCCGGTTGGTCCGAACTTTGGACCACCGGTCGGGCCCGGTTTTGGACCTGCGGCATTTGGTCCGAGACCTCCATATTTCCGGGACGCTTCCTCGGTGGTGAAAGACGGTGAACATGTCGAACAGTATGACAATGTTGAGCTAGGCCGTAGCACGAACGTGACATTTGCGGGTGAAGCAACGAACGCTTACCGTCCGGCTGGTAACTTCAAGTACCAGTCTGTTTATCCGCAAAATGAACCGAACAGCATCAATGCGAACAGAGCTCAGTACGGTCGGCAGTACCAGAACTATCGAAATGAAAACGGACAGACACGATCTAACGCTGTACGACTTCCGTCCTCCGTTCCGACCCAGAATGTGCCCACACCGGCACCAGGATATTCCGATGGTAGTCCCACGATCAGCTTTCCAAGCAGCAGACGCCGACGACGGGCAACGGACGTCAGAGTACCAGACGCGCTGGAAACAGATAAAGAAATCGTAGCGACCGAGCTTAAGCAGGTCGAAGCAGGTGAATCCTCTTCCGTGCAGGAAAAATCTTTCTCCACAGAAAAG AGACAAGCATACTACGGCCCACGACCAGGtcaacaacagcagctgcagcagcagtgtAGCGGACGTCAGGTTTGCTGTCGCAGACCAGTTTATCGTAATCCAGCGCAGCAGAATCTGGGCAAGTGCGGTGTAAGAAACGCTCAAGGTATCAACGGCCGCATTAAGAACCCGGTTTATATCGATGGGGACAGCGAGTTCGGTGAATACCCTTGGCAGGTGGCCATCTTGAAGAAGGATCCGAAGGAATCCGTATACGTGTGCGGTGGTACACTGATTGACAATCTGTACATCATTACGGCGGCTCATTGTGTAAAAAC ATATAATGGGTTCGATCTTCGCGTACGGCTCGGCGAATGGGACGTTAATCACGACGTCGAGTTCTATCCCTATATTGAACGGGATGTAATCTCGGTGCAAGTCCATCCAGAATACTATGCCGGTACGCTGGACAACGATTTGGCCATTTTGAAGATGGATCGTCCAGTGGATCTCACCAGTGCACCACACATTGCTCCCGCATGTCTGCCGGATAAACATACCGACTTCTCCGGCCAGCGTTGCTGGACTACCGGTTGGGGTAAAGATGCGTTCGGTGACTACGGCAAGTACCAGAACATCCTGAAGGAGGTAGACGTACCGATTGTAAACCACTACCAGTGTCAGAATCAGCTCCGCCAGACACGACTCGGCTTCTCGTACAACCTCAACCAGGGTTTCATCTGCGCCGGTGGAGAAGAGGGCAAGGATGCGTGCAAGGGTGACGGCGGTGGTCCGTTGGTGTGTGAACGGAATGGTGTTTGGCAGGTGGTTGGTGTTGTGTCCTGGGGCATCGGCTGCGGACAAGCGAATGTGCCCGGCGTTTACGTAAAGGTCGCCCACTACCTTGACTGGATCAATCAGGTTCGTGGCCGGTTCTAA
- the LOC128713480 gene encoding protein YIPF1, producing the protein MDASVDDLLSFKEFPLMNEASGSQSAQININSPQRTLPSIDDEDDQDGTAKGNNSAKGGSIFSFEYYQRFFDVDTMIVVDRIATSMIPKRAPVNYLKLNIATNPDLYGPVWIVLTLIFTIAISGNMASYLQNTGNHHWRYNFHLVSYSATAIIMYTLLVPSALWAFLKWSVRSGELDIEEDEELGSPSLLSLVCIYGYSLAIYIPVSVLWTIQVSLFQWLLVITGAFLSGFALLTILMPAVKKSKYSLFIVLAIELAHFALAAGFMLYFFHAPDVDTPVETPLHKAVTSVVVNTTMQSKNA; encoded by the exons ATGGATGCATCCGTGGACGATTTGTTGTCGTTCAAAGAATTTCCACTAATGAACGAGGCTAGTGGAAGCCAAAGTGCACAAATCAACATAAATTCACCGCAGCGTACACTCCCCAGTATCGACGACGAGGATGATCAAGATGGAACGGCGAAAG GAAACAACTCGGCGAAGGGTGGTTCGATTTTTAGTTTTGAGTACTACCAACGTTTTTTCGACGTAGATACTATGATTGTGGTAGATCGCATTGCCACCTCGATGATTCCCAAGCGCGCACCCGTCAACTACCTGAAGCTCAACATTGCCACGAATCCGGATCTTTATGGACCGGTCTGGATCGTGTTAACTTTG aTTTTCACAATTGCCATTTCGGGCAACATGGCAAGCTATCTACAAAACACGGGTAACCATCACTGGCGTTACAACTTCCACTTGGTTTCGTACTCAGCCACTGCGATTATAATGTACACCCTGCTGGTTCCCTCCGCTCTCTGGGCATTCCTGAAGTGGAGCGTACGATCTGGTGAATTAGACATAGAAGAAGACGAGGAACTTGGCTCTCCGAGTTTACTATCACTGGTCTGCATTTACGGTTACTCGCTAGCGATCTACATTCCCGTGTCTGTTCTTTGGACCATTCAG GTTTCTCTGTTCCAATGGTTACTGGTCATCACTGGAGCATTCTTGTCCGGATTTGCCCTGCTGACGATTCTGATGCCGGCTGTGAAAAAATCAAAGTACTCGCTCTTCATTGTGCTGGCCATCGAGCTGGCTCATTTTGCTCTGGCGGCAGGTTTTATGCTTTACTTTTTCCACGCACCTGATGTGGACACCCCTGTGGAAACACCGTTGCACAAAGCCGTCACCAGTGTGGTGGTCAACACGACCATGCAAagcaaaaatgcataa
- the LOC128714256 gene encoding uncharacterized protein LOC128714256 has protein sequence MATIKYIGRTTDFRGKTLWEIVGNLKNFGVGRVVVRSMFERYPEPSFMKIVKVEALPNEEPARKVRVTVEKTFRGQKSPNLVQIESVSYKADYRLLSKHEEESYCKLVERQVKIFPREIELPPLLKEFIARETGKPVPKVPIKLKVGRESRYRVAKVDEKPTVEVTMNIGKPASPSLYANCEL, from the exons ATGGCAACAATTAAATACATCGGCCGCACAACGGATTTTCGCGGCAAAACGTTATGGGAAATTGTGGGAAATCTTAAAAACTTTGGCGTTGGGCGTGTCGTTGTGAGAAGCATGTTCGAACGCTATCCAGAGCCAAGCTTCATGAAAATAGTGAAAGTTGAAGCACTACCGAACGAG GAACCTGCAAGAAAGGTGCGTGTCACTGTGGAGAAAACTTTCCGTGGTCAAAAGAGTCCCAACTTGGTGCAGATTGAGAGCGTTTCATACAAAGCCGACTACCGGTTGCTGTCAAAACACGAAGAAGAATCATACTGTAAGTTGGTGGAACGACAGGTGAAGATATTCCCGCGGGAAATTGAGCTGCCGCCACTGTTGAAAGAATTCATCGCTCGCGAAACTGGTAAACCTGTCCCAAAAGTTCCCATCAAGCTAAAAGTCGGTCGGGAAAGCAGATATCGCGTGGCGAAGGTAGATGAAAAGCCGACAGTTGAGGTTACGATGAACATCGGCAAACCGGCGAGCCCTAGCTTGTACGCCAACTGTGAACTGTAA
- the LOC128716401 gene encoding tRNA N6-adenosine threonylcarbamoyltransferase, translating into MVIAIGFEGSANKIGVGIVRDGDVLANERETYITPPGEGFLPKETAQHHRSRVLDILRRALDVSGISPTEIDVVCYTKGPGMAPPLLAVAIVARTVAQIWNKPILGVNHCIGHIEMGRLITKAANPTVLYVSGGNTQIISYACKRYRIFGETIDIAIGNCLDRFARIIHLSNDPSPGYNIEQMAKKGKNYVPLPYSVKGMDMSFSGILSFLEQKARPTEKQRKTQTKANQEKWSDEDLCFSLQETLFAMLVETTERAMAHTGSKEVLIVGGVGCNVRLQEMMAIMCEERGAKLFATDERFCIDNGVMIAHAGWEMFRSGTRMAWNDSTITQRFRTDEVEVTWRDD; encoded by the exons ATGGTGATCGCAATTGGGTTTGAAGGTAGTGCCAATAAAATTGGTGTCGGAATCGTTCGAGATGGAGACGTGTTGGCCAACGAGCGTGAAACGTACATCACACCACCCGGTGAAG GTTTCCTGCCAAAGGAAACGGCTCAGCACCATCGTTCCCGCGTGCTGGACATTCTGAGGCGTGCACTGGATGTGTCGGGTATATCGCCCACGGAAATAGATGTTGTGTGCTACACTAAAGGACCCGGTATGGCACCGCCCCTGCTGGCGGTGGCCATAGTAGCTAGAACGGTAGCGCAAATATGGAATAAACCCATACTTGGTGTTAATCACTGCATCGGACATATTGAAATGGGACGGCTTATAACGAAGGCTGCTAACCCCACCGTACTGTACGTGAGCGGTGGCAACACGCAGATCATCTCGTACGCCTGTAAACGATACCGCATTTTTGGTGAAACGATCGACATTGCGATCGGCAACTGTCTTGATCGGTTTGCACGCATTATTCATCTATCGAACGACCCTAGCCCTGGGTACAATATCGAGCAGATGgcgaaaaaaggcaaaaattaCGTACCATTGCCATATTCGGTGAAAGGCATGGACATGAGTTTCTCGGGCATACTGTCATTTCTAGAGCAGAAGGCACGTCCAACAGAGAAGCAAAGAAAGACACAAACCAAAGCGAACCAGGAAAAATGGTCCGATGAAGATCTGTGCTTCTCGCTACAGGAGACACTATTCGCAATGCTTGTAGAAACGACGGAACGTGCCATGGCTCACACTGGTTCGAAGGAGGTGCTAATAGTTGGGGGTGTTGGATGCAATGTACGACTGCAAGAGATGATGGCCATTATGTGCGAGGAGCGTGGTGCCAAGTTGTTCGCAACCGATGAACGGTTCTGCATCGACAACGGAGTGATGATAGCGCACGCTGGTTGGGAAATGTTTCGCAGCGGAACACGCATGGCGTGGAATGATTCGACTATAACACAACGATTCCGTACCGACGAGGTGGAAGTAACTTGGCGCGATGATTGA